In Candidatus Nealsonbacteria bacterium, the sequence TCAAGGAGTCTATCTGGCGATTCAAACGATAATTTATTATTGGTAATATCCATACACATATGGCGGTTTTTACTTCAAACCATTAAGGTAGAGGTAGGGGTATATGTGTATAAATATGCCAAAAACAATTAAAAAAGAAAGATTAAGATGGGTTATATTATCTATCTTCAATAGAGAGGTCAAATTAAAAGATATAATCAAGGCATGCCCTAATGGGAAGAGAACGTTAGAAAGATGGATTTCTAATTATAGGAAGTATGTGAGATAGGAGTTGAACCAAAATCAACTAGACCTAAGACCAATCCAAGTGAAACACCCATCCGAATAAAAGAAAGAATTATTGAATTAAGTGAAACTAATCTTTGTGCTAAAAAATTGTTTTGGAAGCTAGAAAAAAAGAATATAGTGGTTAATAAAAATACAATTCAAAAAATCATTAAAAAAGAGGGGTTAGTTAGAAAATATCGTATTAGAAAATTGAAGCATAAATATATTAAGATTCCACTGAAACAAGGAGAATTACAGAGATAGATGTAAAATATGTCCCAGATTTAATTAAAAATATTTGCTTTAATGCGAAACCCACGAATATACTTGTTGGTATTCATTTACGATTCCCTCCTTTCAATATTTAATTTGAAAAGAACTAAAACCGCCTCTCGCCCAAAACCGCATTTAAAGTCAATTTATTGCCATTCCTTAAAACTGTAAGGACAATTTCATCTCCCGGATAGTACTTCATTATTATTTTAGCTAAAGAATTAAATTTATCAATCCTTTGTGAATTAAATTCTAGTATAATATCGCCTTCTTGGAGGCCGGCATCTTCAGCCGCTGAATTTAATTCAACACCTCTCTCTCCCTGATTTCCTCTTTTAACCCAAGCTCCGTAATTAACAGACAGATTATTTTCTTGCTGAATTGATTCATTTAAAATAATATATCTAACGCCTAAAAAAGGATAAACTATTTCCCCGTAAGTCTCAATACTTTTCATCATTCTTTTGGCCTTATTTATCGGAATACTAAAACCTATATTCTGAGCATCTAATGCCATTGCTGTGTTTATCCCAATAACCTCTCCCCTTAAATTAAGAAGGGGCCCTCCGGAATTACCTCGATTAATAGCCGCATCAGTTTGGATAACATCTTCTAATACCTGAACCGTACGGCCGTCAGTTGCTGATATTGATCTTCCAAGACCAGAAACAACTCCAACTGAAACCGTATTTCTAAATTCCCCCAAAGAATTACCAATGGCAACAACGGATTGCCCAATTCTTATCTTATCTGAATCTCCTAATTTTACTGTAGCAAATGGCTTATCGCTTTCAATTTTGATTATCGCAAGATCATTAATTGGATCCCGAGCTAATACCTTTGCTTCAAATTTGCTACCGTCATTTGTAAATACTAAGTATTTCGCATTTTCATTTTCTACAACGTGCCGATTCGTAAGAATAGTTCCATCATCAGAGATGATAAATCCGGTTCCTCCACTAATTTCTTGTCTTTGTCGCGGCGATCTCAAACCAAAAAATCTATCAAATTCTGACAAGTTACTAGCTATATCTGTTTTTACCACAATGCTAACTACAGCAGGGGAAACGTTTTCAACTACACTTATTACTGTTTCTTCATGAGATAGGAAAGGTTGGTATTTTTCATCATTATCCTCTATGAGCAATAATTCAGCCTCTGTATCAAATATTTTTTTAACATTATCACTTAAAAGAACCCCTAAAGTAAGGGATAATAAGAAAATAGATAATAATATAAAAAAAGATGTTATTCTTTTATTCATAATCTAAGGGAAAATCCTAAAAAGAGGAATTAATTATTTCAAAAATAAAATTATTAAATATTGAGCCTGCCTTTTACTCTTTCCACTAATTCTTCCATTTTCCACTCAGCTTTTACTAAGTAGTCATAGACTCCATATTCCATAACCTCTGCAATCTTTTCTGAATCACCAAGATTAGTAAGAAGAATTACCGGTACATCTTTTCCCCAATCATACTCTCGAAGTCTCTTTAGCATCGTTATGCCATCCATCCTTGGCATAATAATATCTAAAAGAATAAGATCGGGTCTTTTGGCTAGGGCTGACTCTAGACCCTCTATGCCATCTTTTGCTTGTATTACTTCAAACCCCTCACCACTAAACTTAAGGTTCAGTGCTTCAAGCAATGATTTTTCGTCTTCGACTATAAGAATTTTTTTCATATTTTTATATTAACTCCTTACTTCCTTCTCTTCTTTTCATTCCACTTGTCGGAATTAAGACATAAAAGGTAGTTCCCTTGCCCTCTTCTGAATCAAACCATATTTTGCCTTGAAAACTATCTACAATTGATTTTACAATATAGAGTCCAAGGCCAGTACCTTCAGTATCTCTTTCCTTTACATTATCAGCTCTAAATAATTTAGTAAATATTTTTTCTTTTTGATGTTCTGGAATTCCGTATCCATCGTCAGATACTTTAATCAATATATGGTCTGAAAATTTTTCTTCAAGACCTAATCTTAACGACACCTTTCCATTCTCTGGGGTATATTTTATGGAATTTGATAAAAGATTTTGAAATATTATTCTAACTAACTTAGGGTCAGCATTAACTAATGGCAAATTTTTATCATATTCAGTCTCAATTTTTATCTTTCTTTCTTTAGACTGAACTTTTAATTCTTTAATTACGCTTTTAGCAATTTCTTTGAAATCAACCTCCTTTGGCTCAACAGCTAAAATTCCCATTTCAATACGAGAAACGTTAAGCAGAGCATTGACCAATTCTATCATTCTTTTATTAGCATCGCAAATTTCTTGTATAAATTTTTTCTGGTTATCATTAAGATTTTCAGATTTATCCGTTTGAAGAATTTCAGTATACCAATTTATGCTTGAAAGAGGTGTTCTTAGTTGATGAGAGGCTAAAGACACAAACTCAGTTTTAGCTCTATCAATTTCTTTTATAGTAGTAATATCTCTTTCTATCCCCACAAAAAACAATATTTCACCCGAATCATCTAGAACCGGGGAAATAGTCACTAAAGCATCGTAAACTTCACCATTCTTTCTCCTATTTTTTAATTCTCCGTGAAAAACATTCTTTTTGACCTTAATGGTTTCCCATAATTCTTGATAAAATTCTTTATCCATCGGATATTGCCAAAGATGACCAGCTTTTGTGCCCATTACTTCTTCGGGAGAATATCCGGTAATTCTTTCTGCCCCCCTATTGGCATATATAATAATCCCCCCTGGATTAGTTATA encodes:
- a CDS encoding PAS domain S-box protein, whose amino-acid sequence is MEKLKINNKKISASSLLIIVLFFIFLTEFLIMMFVLKLYPFLGPIEHALINGALLIIITTPFFYFLIFKVITKKEREEVPKALNRIIDGVVYSNKEAESKVEEQTKNLIYQKNVILQELKEEKKRTDRITKDLQKFKLAVDGASDHIVITNPGGIIIYANRGAERITGYSPEEVMGTKAGHLWQYPMDKEFYQELWETIKVKKNVFHGELKNRRKNGEVYDALVTISPVLDDSGEILFFVGIERDITTIKEIDRAKTEFVSLASHQLRTPLSSINWYTEILQTDKSENLNDNQKKFIQEICDANKRMIELVNALLNVSRIEMGILAVEPKEVDFKEIAKSVIKELKVQSKERKIKIETEYDKNLPLVNADPKLVRIIFQNLLSNSIKYTPENGKVSLRLGLEEKFSDHILIKVSDDGYGIPEHQKEKIFTKLFRADNVKERDTEGTGLGLYIVKSIVDSFQGKIWFDSEEGKGTTFYVLIPTSGMKRREGSKELI
- a CDS encoding response regulator, whose amino-acid sequence is MKKILIVEDEKSLLEALNLKFSGEGFEVIQAKDGIEGLESALAKRPDLILLDIIMPRMDGITMLKRLREYDWGKDVPVILLTNLGDSEKIAEVMEYGVYDYLVKAEWKMEELVERVKGRLNI
- a CDS encoding trypsin-like peptidase domain-containing protein, with product MNKRITSFFILLSIFLLSLTLGVLLSDNVKKIFDTEAELLLIEDNDEKYQPFLSHEETVISVVENVSPAVVSIVVKTDIASNLSEFDRFFGLRSPRQRQEISGGTGFIISDDGTILTNRHVVENENAKYLVFTNDGSKFEAKVLARDPINDLAIIKIESDKPFATVKLGDSDKIRIGQSVVAIGNSLGEFRNTVSVGVVSGLGRSISATDGRTVQVLEDVIQTDAAINRGNSGGPLLNLRGEVIGINTAMALDAQNIGFSIPINKAKRMMKSIETYGEIVYPFLGVRYIILNESIQQENNLSVNYGAWVKRGNQGERGVELNSAAEDAGLQEGDIILEFNSQRIDKFNSLAKIIMKYYPGDEIVLTVLRNGNKLTLNAVLGERRF